Genomic DNA from Penaeus monodon isolate SGIC_2016 chromosome 40, NSTDA_Pmon_1, whole genome shotgun sequence:
TAGTTTAgtggaatatattttattttgctatggtacattatgtaaatattaacaAGGACACATTTGGTAATTATCTAAAGGACTATGCTCCTAGAAATTAAAAGGAATGTTAAACTTTTATTTGCCGTCAGCCATTTTCAGTGAGTGTTTGCAAAAATAACCAGTGCTGCGATGATGCGCCGACCCCGTGGCCCGTCGCTGTAACATGAAACAATACATCCTGTCGTGCAATTTTCTTGCCAAAAATGTAATCAACTATACATCTGATCTGAGAGGAACAAAGAGTTGGTATAGTTTCTCATAAGAATCAGTTTATTTACGGTAAAGAATATAACACTTTTTTCAACAAAATATCCTTGTAAAATAGGGGTATGTCTTATACGCTGGCaagtatgatatgtgtgtgtgtgtgtgtgtgtgtgtgtgtgtgtgtatatatatatatatatatatatatatatatatatatatatatatatatatatatacacatatattatatatgtatacacacacacacagacacacacacacacacacacacacacacacacacacacacacacacacacacacacatatatatattatatatatatatatatatatatatatatatatatatatatacatatatatatatatatatatatataaatagaaaagagagaaaaagggagagagagagagagagagagagagagagaggagagaagagagagagagagagagagagagagagagagagaattagcaaGACAAGCTATAAACTCTCCAAGAGGAAATACGAAAAactacgaaaaaacaaacaaacagggaagGTCATTTAAAAAGGACCCGATAAGGAGATTCTTCCCGCGTCACGTTCTTGAAATTAACGAAGTCGTTGCGCAGGTATTTCCCTCTGCTTCGTGACTCGGGCGCCCACGCTCCTGGGGCAGCATGTGGGCGTGACATTCATTCCagtaatacacacactcacacacacacacacacacacacacacacacacacacacacacacacacacacacacacacacacacacacacacacacacacacacacacatttataaatacatatgattttTTACTAGATATTATATGCACCCATTAGCTCAATTCCCCATTGGCCGTAATTACATAACCTCGTGTATACTGCGTGAAAGAGAACCGTTCGCCGCACAAGGCAAAAATCCCCCTCATCATCGTATTGAGAAAAGGCATAGCTTTAAATTTCTGAAAATTATTCTATCAGTTTCTTGAAGTCCATTGGGACTTTTAAAATCACTTGTTAGTTTCCTCACGTCGGTTacgattttgaattttttttcttttgtttttgccttcgagttttccctaattttcttttatttttcatacttcGCTTACGATTTTtagttttcttgttattttgttcgCGTTGTTTACGATCTCGAAGTTTTTGACTTAATTTCCTGAGATTTATTCGGATTTTgagtaattttgttttcattttgccgTATCGCTCATGCTGTCTCATTTTCTTGGTAGTTTTCTGACTTTGGTTACGTTTCGACATTTCCTCTATCAGTTTCTCCAGGTCGCTGATGGTGCCGTCGAAGGGCGCCGGGAACTGCATCCCCGTCGAGGTGAAGTTGGCGAGGTTCGACACAggtctgtgggggggggagggggggaagtttttGGAACATCATTTTCTGTGAAAGAGATCcgctctttgtttgtctgtccgtttaCCTCACTCcccctatttctgtctctctctttatctatctctttaactctctcctctgtgtattattatgtgtatgtgttcatttGAGCTTACAATGatcgggtacacacacacacgcacacgcatgtgaGAGACACAGATAGAAAATATGAAGTAATCCATACgtgggtccgtgtgtgtgtgtgcgcgcgcatgtattTCAATAGCCATCAGTATGTACCATCATAAAACACTCACGAAGTATTTACCCGGCAGTTCCTCGGTCGTCTATCGCTTTTAGGGCCGCGAAGTAGCCCCGGTCGCAGTCCAGCTCCTGGCTGAAGGAGACGTTGATGGCCACCGGGGTGCCAACCCCTTGGAGGATAGACTCGAGGTCCTCCCACTCGGCGTGCAGGAGCGTGCACTCAGCGGCCTCGTCAAAGCCCAATTGCGTGAGGTCTCCTCTGTTGTCGCTGAACCGGAAGATGTAATCGGAAGCTGCAACGGATTACGCGTTAGGGGCGTAAAGCACGATATCGGGAGGTACATAACACAGACTGGAATTCACTAGAGTAGAAAAGCAGGAAAATATAGTTTAAACTACcattataacatctaatatataagaatgtggaaatgcatatatatatatatatatatatatatatatatatatatatatatatatatatatatataatgtatgtattgtgtgtgtgtgggtgtgtgtgtgtgt
This window encodes:
- the LOC119597814 gene encoding uncharacterized protein LOC119597814 isoform X1 — encoded protein: MHLAHACFVLLLVSTSVTEETDWAETPEGVAKGVVTGVAKGGRQTEGHAPWPANKTKHKQKGHRKGWQSSRAKRQRSGKTPMPCCGSVVTLKATEPTGEFNRVIAGQSLLIKDYPSKASASPPVVTDLRVTSLALLADGRSTLGLAWTAPGGVFNEGTASDYIFRFSDNRGDLTQLGFDEAAECTLLHAEWEDLESILQGVGTPVAINVSFSQELDCDRGYFAALKAIDDRGTAGPVSNLANFTSTGMQFPAPFDGTISDLEKLIEEMSKRNQSQKTTKKMRQHERYGKMKTKLLKIRINLRKLSQKLRDRKQREQNNKKTKNRKRSMKNKRKLGKTRRQKQKKKNSKS